One Glycine soja cultivar W05 chromosome 2, ASM419377v2, whole genome shotgun sequence genomic region harbors:
- the LOC114396855 gene encoding APO protein 3, mitochondrial-like, which produces MRATITSSKRCLLKRLPHRLIPTLSFASETWPAPAASVDDGFPYSDVPKPKRRNSERKPYVTPMKALIERAKAEREARKAQPCRVLEEPPENGLLVPELVEVARRVYQARGSLLFGLSQLVRVIPVLRCRLCNEVHIGYIGHEIRTCTGPESFSRNAIHVWTRGGVQDVVFFPKCYHLYDRVGKPRVGHDERFSVPRIPAIVELCIQAGLDLEKYPTKRRTKPVYCIEGRIVDFESVVKEDETERQHFFENDKPFVNSSSMLTQPIEKVQILLENNISHLDQLSDEERNKLRDLSKHTLDSWIEMTSGAKKIMEKYTVNTCGYCPEVQVGPKGHKLRMCKASKHQSRNGLHAWQEATLDDLVIPNYVWHVEDLNGPALNNNLKRYYGKAPAVVELCVHSGTPVPDQYSSMMRLDVVSPDRDEVDLVA; this is translated from the exons ATGCGCGCCACCATTACCTCTTCGAAGCGTTGTCTCCTGAAGCGACTACCTCACCGCTTAATCCCAACCCTCTCCTTCGCGTCGGAAACTTGGCCGGCTCCGGCGGCGTCCGTCGACGATGGATTCCCGTACTCCGACGTGCCGAAGCCTAAGCGGAGAAACTCGGAGAGGAAGCCGTACGTGACGCCGATGAAGGCTCTGATCGAGCGGGCGAAGGCGGAGAGAGAAGCGCGAAAGGCGCAGCCATGTAGGGTTTTGGAAGAGCCACCGGAGAACGGGTTGTTGGTGCCGGAATTGGTGGAAGTAGCTCGTCGCGTTTATCAAGCTCGCGGCTCTCTCCTCTTCGGGCTGAGTCAACTCGTCCGAGTCATTCCCGTTTTGCGCTGCCG GCTTTGTAATGAGGTCCACATTGGTTATATCGGTCATGAAATTCGAACATGTACTGGACCAGAGAGTTTTTCACGGAATGCAATTCATGTTTGGACAAGGGGAGGTGTTCAAGATGTGGTTTTCTTCCCTAAATGCTATCATCTTTATGATCGTGTTGGTAAGCCAAGAGTTGGGCATGATGAAAGGTTCAGCGTTCCTCGTATACCTGCCATTGTTGAACTCTGTATACAAGCAGGTCTGGACCTTGAAAAATATCCTACTAAAAGGAGAACAAAGCCTGTATATTGTATTGAAGGAAGAATTGTAGATTTTGAATCAGTTGTGAAAGAGGATGAAACTGAAAGACAACACTTTTTTGAAAATGACAAACCTTTTGTGAATTCATCCTCTATGTTGACCCAACCTATAGAGAAGGTCCAGATTTTATTGGAGAATAACATAAGCCATCTGGATCAGTTAAGTGATGAAGAAAGGAACAAGTTAAGGGATTTAAGTAAACATACACTGGACTCATGGATTGAGATGACATCAGGTGCAAAGAAGATCATGGAGAAGTATACTGTGAATACTTGTGGCTATTGTCCTGAGGTTCAGGTTGGTCCCAAAGGACATAAGTTGAGAATGTGCAAGGCTTCAAAGCATCAGTCTCGAAATGGTTTACATGCATGGCAAGAGGCAACATTAGATGACCTTGTCATTCCCAATTATGTCTGGCATGTAGAGGATTTGAATGGGCCTGCTCTGAATAACAATCTAAAGAGATATTATGGGAAGGCTCCAGCTGTGGTGGAACTCTGTGTGCATTCTGGAACTCCTGTTCCTGATCAATATAGTAGCATGATGAGATTAGACGTGGTTTCCCCTGATCGAGATGAAGTCGATCTTGTCGCCTAA